A region from the Lolium perenne isolate Kyuss_39 chromosome 4, Kyuss_2.0, whole genome shotgun sequence genome encodes:
- the LOC127295096 gene encoding RNA polymerase II C-terminal domain phosphatase-like 3, producing MRVTVTPKDEERLVVLMTRERPRSAVVAPGGDLVTAGGGGDTSDGDSSESLEEISAADFKESSGGATSAGTAASAAAPRSRVWMGYTMSRSYAPAFHSFAWAQAVQNKPLVPRPASDEDEVEHLVDTSDEEKEEGEIEEGEAVQSSSSPPSMHPETIDLDSDLPEKLETVVVQGSSNTAAVAVDEDEEEVDFDQSVGSILEELEMVSTEEAEKSFEGSCARLRTCFEGLKPLFPESGSPMPMLDALVQQAFVGIDTITTVANSYAVPKRDQNKNMLLKLLFHIKNRYSDMLTPGQRDELDSRVRQLVFEDGKGNANGPNVNSGTNTANVVVPSERPPFESAVANPFSGSSLPWMEMPAKNRMVSPLLDLHADYDENSLPSPTRDNAPPFPVPKPIGFGAFPMAPERSLTERVESSKKVLHASLNDALKDFSSYRQKYSQKSTFASDDLPSPTPSGDGDKSGDKDSDIFGDISSFSASNNKTAVPSVSLIPDSRPSAVSTNDSFAVGSLGYAKQIEHSISGPNHALKSLAKSRDPRLKFLNRDPSGTADSNRRVNFAEPNLSKDVTLGGVVSNNNRKHKAVGQPLMDESALKRTRGGTENSRDMQVPPGTDGSNICSYSIGRVQSNQNTILETKRTGNPNMRTDSQLISNASSITNSAGISTGTLHTFQPNSVPQTSAAPFTSLPAVLKDIAVNPTVLMNWIQMEQQKRSASETQQMVTASGGISSCIVSNVTAGMVIPPGNALKTEVAQIPSNRPQVPMQTTPESSQNDAGVIRMKPRDPRRVLHNNSTQKNDTASTEQAKSNEIVLPDSKDILINHEQLTEHFQTSALPSQPVSLSNIARPSIMSTSTVDPVSNSQLAASSLVTSQQTSVSVNRADPTLAAGQNDPDADGTTNAAPGTTLGAAPPANQWGDLDDLLNGYDDQQKALIQKERARRIMEQHKMFSARKLCLVLDLDHTLLNSAKFIEVDPIHEEILRKKEEQDRERPERHLFRFHHMQMWTKLRPGIWNFLEKASKLYELHLYTMGNKLYATEMAKVLDPTGALFAGRVISRGGDGNSRGGDGDTFDGDDRVPKSKDLDGVLGMESAVVIIDDSVRVWPHNKNNMIVVERYTYFPCSRRQFGLPGPSLLEIDRDERPEDGTLASSLAVIGRIHQNFFSHPNLNDADVRSILASEQRRILVGCRIVFSRIFPVGEANPHMHPLWQSAEQFGAVCTNQIDDRVTHVVANSLGTDKVNWAIQTGRFVVHPGWVEASTLLYRRANEHDFTVK from the exons ATGCGCGTGACGGTCACGCCTAAGGACGAGGAGAGGCTGGTCGTGCTGATGACGAGGGAGCGCCCGCGGTCGGCGGTGGTCGCGCCAGGTGGGGACCTCGTTACCGCCGGTGGCGGCGGGGACACGTCCGACGGCGATTCATCCGAGTCGCTCGAAGAGATTAGTGCCGCGGACTTTAAGGAGTCGTCCGGCGGCGCCACCTCCGCCGGAACGGCCGCGTCGGCGGCGGCCCCGAGATCTAGGGTTTGGATGGGATATACCATGTCCCGGAGTTACGCGCCAGCGTTCCACAGCTTTGCGTGGGCGCAGGCCGTGCAGAACAAGCCGCTCGTTCCGCGGCCTGCTTctgacgaggacgaggtggagcACCTCGTGGACACCTcggacgaggagaaggaagagggcGAGATTGAGGAAGGTGAGGCCGTACAGAGTTCCTCTTCCCCTCCGAGTATGCACCCTGAGACCATCGACTTGGACTCTGATCTGCCGGAGAAGTTGGAGACGGTGGTTGTGCAGGGGAGTAGCAATACTGCTGCTgtggccgtcgatgaggacgaggaggaggtggaTTTTGACCAGAGCGTGGGGAGTATACTGGAGGAGCTTGAGATGGTTTCTACCGAGGAAGCTGAGAA GTCATTTGAGGGCTCGTGTGCACGCCTGCGCACTTGCTTTGAGGGCCTGAAGCCGCTGTTCCCAGAGAGCGGTAGCCCCATGCCTATGCTTGATGCACTTGTGCAACAGGCGTTTGTTGGAATTGACACCATCACCACT GTGGCTAATTCATATGCGgtgccgaagagggaccagaacaAGAACATGCTCTTGAA GTTGCTTTTTCACATAAAGAACAGATATTCCGACATGCTAACACCCGGCCAGCGAGATGAG CTCGATAGTCGTGTGAGACAGTTAGTTTTTGAGGATGGAAAAGGCAATGCCAATGGTCCAAATGTTAATTCTGGCACTAACACAGCGAATGTTGTTGTTCCATCAGAGAGACCACCTTTTGAATCAGCAGTAGCAAATCCATTTAGTGGCTCTAGCTTGCCTTGGATGGAGATGCCGGCAAAGAATAGAATGGTTAGCCCCTTGTTGGATCTTCATGCAGATTACGACGAAAATAGCTTGCCCTCACCAACCCGAGATAATGCACCACCTTTTCCTGTGCCAAAACCCATTGGATTTGGAGCATTTCCAATGGCACCTGAAAGATCTTTGACTGAAAGAGTTGAGTCTTCAAAAAAGGTTCTGCATGCATCCCTGAATGATGCGCTGAAGGATTTTTCTTCATACCGCCAGAAGTACAGCCAGAAGTCTACTTTTGCAAGTGATGATCTTCCAAGCCCAACCCCATCTGGTGATGGGGATAAATCTGGAGACAAAGATAGTGACATATTTGGTGATATTTCAAGCTTTTCAGCTTCTAATAATAAGACTGCTGTGCCAAGTGTGAGCCTGATACCTGATTCGCGACCTAGTGCAGTCAGTACCAATGACAGTTTTGCAGTTGGTTCTCTAGGTTATGCCAAACAAATTGAGCATTCTATTTCAGGACCTAACCATGCTCTGAAGTCTTTGGCTAAAAGTAGAGATCCAAGGCTCAAGTTTTTGAACCGTGATCCTAGTGGTACTGCAGATTCAAATCGACGTGTGAATTTTGCAGAACCGAATCTTTCCAAAGATGTTACCTTGGGAGGTGTAGTATCAAATAATAACCGCAAGCACAAGGCAGTTGGCCAACCTTTGATGGATGAAAGTGCATTGAAAAGAACTAGAGGGGGTACCGAGAATTCCAGAGACATGCAGGTACCACCAGGTACAGATGGAAGTAATATTTGCTCCTATTCAATTGGCAGGGTTCAATCAAATCAGAATACAATTCTTGAAACCAAGAGAACAGGAAATCCTAATATGAGGACGGATAGTCAACTTATTAGCAATGCAAGTAGTATCACAAATAGTGCAGGAATAAGTACTGGAACCCTCCACACCTTTCAACCTAATTCAGTTCCACAGACCAGTGCTGCTCCATTTACTTCATTGCCTGCAGTGCTTAAGGACATTGCTGTGAACCCGACAGTGCTCATGAATTGGATTCAAATGGAACAGCAAAAGAGGTCAGCTTCAGAAACTCAGCAGATGGTAACTGCTTCAGGTGGTATCTCTAGTTGCATTGTAAGTAATGTCACTGCTGGCATGGTTATACCACCTGGCAATGCTCTAAAGACAGAAGTTGCACAAATTCCTTCTAATAGGCCACAAGTTCCCATGCAAACAACCCCTGAG AGCTCACAAAATGACGCTGGAGTAATACGCATGAAACCTCGTGATCCTCGCCGTGTCCTCCACAATAACAGCACGCAGAAGAACGATACAGCAAGCACCGAGCAAGCCAAAAGCAATGAAATTGTCCTGCCAGATAGCAAAGACATTTTGATTAACCACGAACAACTGACAGAGCATTTCCAGACTAGTGCTTTGCCTTCTCAACCAGTCTCGTTGTCCAACATTGCTCGGCCATCCATCATGAGCACAAGTACGGTGGATCCTGTCTCTAATTCACAGTTAGCTGCTTCATCACTTGTTACTTCTCAGCAAACTTCAGTCAGTGTAAATAGGGCAGATCCAACACTAGCCGCTGGACAGAATGATCCCGATGCTGATGGAACAACTAATGCTGCTCCTGGTACAACACTTGGTGCTGCGCCACCAGCTAACCAATGGGGGGATCTAGATGATCTCCTTAATGGTTATGATGACCAGCAGAAGGCTCTCATTCAGAAGGAAAGGGCAAGACGGATCATGGAACAACACAAAATGTTTTCAGCAAGGAAACTTTGTTTAGTGCTTGACTTGGATCACACTCTCCTCAATTCCGCTAAG TTTATAGAAGTGGATCCTATTCATGAAGAGATTCTGCGGAAGAAAGAAGAACAAGACCGGGAGAGGCCAGAGCGTCATCTGTTCCGTTTCCATCATATGCAAATGTGGACCAAACTGAGACCAGGAATATGGAACTTTCTTGAGAAG GCGAGTAAGCTTTACGAGTTACATCTGTACACAATGGGCAACAAACTGTATGCCACTGAGATGGCTAAGGTTCTTGACCCTACTGGGGCCCTGTTTGCTGGGAGAGTCATCTCAAGAGGTGGTGATGGCAACTCAAGAGGTGGTGATGGCGATACATTTGACGGTGATGACCGCGTACCGAAAAGTAAAGATCTCGATGGGGTATTGGGGATGGAATCTGCAGTAGTGATCATTGATGACTCTGTGAGAGTCTGGCCACACAACAAAAACAACATGATTGTTGTAGAGAG ATACACCTATTTTCCCTGCAGCAGACGGCAATTTGGTCTTCCTGGACCTTCACTTCTTGAAATTGATCGAGATGAAAGGCCAGAGGATGGCACTCTCGCTTCTTCACTGGCG GTTATTGGACGCATTCACCAAAACTTCTTCTCTCATCCCAACCTCAATGATGCTGATGTGCGGAGCATACTAGCATCTGAGCAGCGGAGGATCC